The window AACCCACGAGCTGGAAGCTCGCGGGAGCGATAGGAGTAAATTGCTAAAATAACTTCAATTGCTGTTGCACCGGCGGCATAGCTTTGCCCATAACGGTTCGCCCACCGTATTTCCATGAATCTTCACGCTCTTTAGCTATTACCTGATCGAAATTGGCATTGGGTGTAAAACCATTTTCGGCGTTCTTTGCTATTTTATGCAACCGTTTGATGGCTTCGTTTTGTTCCGATAACCCCAGTTTCGATTTGTGTATCGCATTTTGGAGCACACCTATAGTTTCGTCATATACTTTGGTAGGTACGGGGAAGGGGTGGCCATCCTTGCCTCCGTGTGCGAAGGAAAACCTTGCCGGATCTTTAAACCGGGATGGGGTGCCGTGTATAACCTCGCTTACCAATGCCAGCGACTGCAGGGTACGTGGCCCCAGGCCTTGTAATAGCAACAAATCTTCAAAATCAGCGGGCTGCTTTTCATGGGCTAACCAAAGCACAGCGCCCAGCCGTTTCAAATCCACGTCCTTGGCTTTTACATCATGATGGTTGGGCAATACCAGGTGGCTGATTTCTTTGATCATGGCTTCCGGGTTTTCGGCGGCTATCTGCATTACTCCGTTGCGCGAGGTATCGGCCAGTTTATCTGTCATGTTCAGGATCAGGCCAGTGTTTTTGCCGTAGATGGATGTGTGCGGATCATCAACAAACGATGTTAATTGCTCCGAATGCCAATGGTAGCGGCGTGCGGTGCTGCTGGCATCGCTCATGCCTTGTTGTACTACAGCCCATTTGCCGGTATCGCTCAGGATAAAATTGTGGGTATATAGCTGGAAACCATCCTGAATGGCTGTATTATCAACTTTAGCGCTTAGTTTGCTGCATCGTACAAGGTGGTCGCCGTCGAGCCCGGTGGTTTCACCAATTTTTAACAGTTCGGCAGGGGTTTGTTTGGAGTGTTTGCCTTTGCCGCCGCAAATGTAAATGCCCAGTTCGCGGCTGTGCGGGTTTACTGATTTTTTTAGAGCGCCCATTACCGAGGTAGTTATGCCTGATGAGTGCCAATCCATTCCCATCACAGCTCCAAGGCTTTGAAACCAAAACGGATCGCTCAGGCGGTGTAAAACCTCGTCCTTGCCATAATCCATTACGATGTTTTCAATTACCGCCAAGCCTAACTTTGCCATACGCTCGGCAAGCCACGTGGGTACGTAGCCATAGTGTAAAGGTAAGTCAGCACTGCCGGATCGCTTCATGCTAACAAAGTTAGTAAAATTTACACGATTTGGGGACTTATAAGGACTAACAAGATTTTTTCTGAACTCGGATTAAACAGATTTTTCGGATTATTTGGAATCCAATCCTGTCAATCCCCCTGAATCCCCAAAATAGTGGTTCAGACCAAAGCATTTTCAAATTCTCAAATCTTCAAATTCTCAAATTAATCTTCTTCCGCTTCACCGGCGTACAGCTCATCTATTTCTGCCGCATATTTTTTCTCAATTACTTTGCGTTTGGCTTTCATGGTTGGGGTTATTTCGCCTTCTTCCATGCTGAAAGGGTTACGCTTTACTTTGAATGACTTAATGCGTTCAAACTTGGCCAGCTCATTACTGAATTTGCGGATATCCTGGCTTATCCAGTCTACAATCTCCTGGTCATCAATAAATACTTCGGGGCGCTCAAAAAAATCGTTGTTGAGACCGAATTGTTCCTGCAGGCCTTCTTTGCCGGGCACTATAATGGCGGCAATGTATTCGCGTTTATCGCCCACTAAAAACACCTGTTCTATTTTAGGGCTTTTGAGGTAGGTATTCTCAACCGGTGTAGGATATATGTTTTTGCCATACGCGTTTACCAGCATGTTTTTAAGCCTGTCGGTAATTTGCAGGTTGCCGCGGAAGAAACGACCGATATCGCCGGTGTGAAACCAGTTATCTTCGTCAATAACCATGGCGGTTTCTTCGGGCTTATGCCAGTAACCTTTCATTACGCAATGGCCGCGAACAATAATTTCACCTTCTTCGGTTTCTGTGTTTTCCTTAAAACTATCGTGGGTTTGGATGGAGTAAATTTCTTTGGTCTCTACATTTTGGATGGCCACCTCAATGCCGGGAATAATACGGCCCACAGTGCCATAAATAACCCTGTGCCTTTCGGTTACAGCCATAACAGGCGATGTTTCTGTGAGCCCGAATCCTTCCAGTATTACAATACCCAGGTCGCCAAAAAACTCACCAATGTTTTTGGGCAGGGCGCCTCCGCCCGATACCATGAACTGCAGCTTGCCGCCGGTTTTTTCTTTTATCTTACTGAAAACCAATTTTTCGGCAATGCCATGCTGGGCTTTAAGGATAAGCCCCGGCGATTTACCGGCTTCCTGTATCAAACGCACTTTTTTACCTGTTTCAAAGGCCCATAAAAATATTTTGGTCTTTAAGCCACCTGCAGATGTGCCACTTTTAATGGCCCTATCGTGAATACGTTCAAGCAGGCGCGGTACGCAGCATAGTATGGTAGGCTGGGTTTCGCCCATGTTTTTAGCTAACAGCTCCAAACTTTGGGCAAAAGCAATTTGCGATCCCTTTAAAATGGCGATATGATAAATAGTGCGCTCAAATACATGCGATAACGGCAAAAACGATAAAAAGCGATCATTTTTGGTTACAAAAGGAATTTGAATAACGCTGTTCAACGCGTTTTGGGTAAGGTTATAATGTGTAAGCATTACGCCTTTAGGAATACCGGTTGTACCTGATGTGTAAATAAGGCAGGAAAGATCGGTAGGTAAAATGGCTTCGCGGGCGGCAGCAATAGCATGACGATATTGGCCAACCAAAGCCAGGCCTTCTTTAATCACGTCATCAAAGCCAATTACGCCGGCATTGAGCGTATGTTTGTTACTGTGTTTTTCAAAATCATCAAAAGCGGGTATAATACGGATGAGTTCGGGGCAGTTATTGGCAATTTTAAGCACTTTGCGAAAAAGGAAAGGATTGCCAGCAATAATGGTTTTTGCTCCCGAATCGTTTAAAATGTACTCTATTTCGGTTTCGGTGAGGGTAGGGTATATCGATGCATTTACAGCGCCTATTTGCTGCAAAGCCTGGTCGTAATAAACATAATTTGGGCCGTTCTCAATAATCAGCGACAGCCGGTCGCCTTTTTTGATACCCAGGTTTAACAACCATGCCGATATGGCATCTATCTTTTCCAGCGCCTCGCCATAAGTAATCTCCACCCAGGTATCCTTAACCTTATGGATTAAAAAAGTATGGCTTTCCGGATGTATATTGGCAACAGTATTGCGTATAAACGATGGGACAGTTGTAAGTTGATTAGCCTGGCTCATTAATTGATCAATTGGTTCTGTTCAAGCATCAAACTTATGTTTTTTACCGAGAAAATGCAACGGAACATTATGGTTTAATAGTTTTCATGGTTTCGGTTAAAAAATCATACACTTCCTGCATGGGGACTACCGTCCTGGTTACCTTATTGATGTCTTTTCCTTCCGTAGTCCACAGGTAAGGATAAAAGTTAAAAGCCTGGTCACTGTGTACTTTTTTCAAATCTTCCTTCCATTTTTTCCATCGCAGGCCGTCGTAAAACTGGTTCATATCGCCGTACCAGCAAAAGTTCAAAAATTCGGTATACCCTATGTGCAGCGCTTCCCACTTTAAGCGCTCAGGTGCCAGGTAATAAATTTTGCCCATATCGGTACCAAATTTGCCGCCGTTGATAGCAAAAAGCCCGCCGTCGGCATCATCCGCTATCAACAAAAATGCCGGTTGTTCGCCCAGCTCATTAAAGCTTTTGCCTTTATTCCAGCCCGGGAGGCTTCGTTTTAATTTTTCGCTGCCCGATCCTAATATGCGTATCCAACCATTATCAACCAATATTCCGCTGGTAAAATAAATAACCGCGCCCATGTTGGAGTGAGTGGTTACCTGTGTTTGATATAATGCATCTTTGCCGTTGGATGCAGGCAAAATTTCGATTTTGTTTTTTGCTGTTTTGATATCTTCTAAAAGCAGGGGCCAGGCAGATGTATCGCTGGTTAATTCGGCAACAGACCGCAAATTGCTTTGAGCGCATACAGGCAATGTTAAAATGGCCAGCACCAGGAATAGGATTTGTTTTTTCATGATTAAAAATGCTGATTTTTTTAGCAAGCCTTGACAAATAATGTTTATTTAACTTCAGGCATACCCTCCGTCAAAAACTCATCAAGCAATGCCACAAATAACGCCGGTACTTTGCTATCCGGGTTTGGCGCCATAACTTCGCCCATAAAAGCGCCGTGACTGCCGGGCATAATGGTTAGCCGGCCATGTGGCAATAACCGCGACAACTCTATAGCGTGCTCGGGCGTTATCACATCCTGGTCGCTTACAATGACCAGGGTAGGGGCCTGGATGGCTTTGATATCGTCGGCATTCCAATCCTTAAAAGTTTGCATCCGTTGGGCATCCTTATCGTGCATGTTTTGCAACCCGGCCTGGGTATTGCCGGGTATGGCCAGGTAAACATCTTTGTAAATCTGTGGCATCGATGATATATCTGCATTGCGCATAAAATCCCAAAACCACGGGAATGTGCCGGCGCGTTTATAAAGTGCCGAAATGGCAACCAGTTTATGTACTAATTCGGGATGCCTGATGGCCAATTGCAGTGTAGTGCTGCCGCCGTTGCTAAAACCCATAACATCGGCACCTTTAATGTTTAACTGTTTTAGCAGTTCGGCCACATCATCGGCATCCTGTTCAAAAGTTTCGGGGATATCCCTTGCCGATGTACGGCCGTGATTTTGCAGGTCGACGGCAATAACCATGTGGGTTTTGGCAAGTTGTGGCATGATTTTACCAAATGACGTATGCATGGTTGAACCGCCACCGTGAATTAATACCAGCGGCTGGCCTTTGCCATGAATTTCGTAATACATTTTTATGCCGTTTACCTGGGCATATTTACCGGCATCCTGCGCTTGTGTGGTGGTGGCTGTTGTCATAAGTATAATTATAAAAGTAGTGATCTTAATATATAGCAGCAATGAGTTTTTCATGATTCAAAGTTAGGACGAAGAGCCAACGGTGCAAACAGCAATGCGCGACAAAGTAACGGGTGGTTTACGACAAGATGTACAAAAGTGTACCTGCAAATCAAGGGTAACAATTCATTTACAATACGCCGGGTGTCAAAAATAAGTGTGTATTTATTACACAGTGAGCAGCTAAATCGTTAATATTGTTAACCAATTAGTTAGCCGGTACTTTTTTACCGTTACATAATACATTTTTATCGAGGGGCCTAATCAGCCTATTCCCGCAGCCCTTGAGGAGGACTTCCGGCAGGCTTATTGGCAACAAATGTACATCAACTAAATCTCTCAAATAATGTCATTAAAATTAAAACTCACCTGTATTTTATTGATAGGGCTCAGTTTTGGGCTGTATTCATTTAAAAAAACTGTTCCGCGGCAGCACGTGCTGGTTTTTTCAAAAACATTGGGCTGGCATCATTCCTGCATTCCGTTTGGGATAGCCGCTATCCAAAAACTGGGTAAAGAAAATAACTTCGATGTTGATACCACAACCAATTCTGAAGCTTTTACCGATGAGAACCTGAAAAAATATGATGCCGTTATATTTCAGTGTACTACAGGCAATGTACTTAATGCCATGCAGCAGGCAGCTTTTGAGCGGTATATACAGGCCGGGGGCGGATATGCAGGTTTCCATTCGGCTGCCGATACTGAGTACGACTGGCCATGGTACGGTAAACTGGTGGGCGCGTATTTTTCAAGCCATCCCAATAATTCAAATATCCGTACGGCTACTATAGATGTTACCGACCGCACAAACCCTATTACCGCAGGTTTACCTGCCCGCTGGGAACGTACTGATGAATGGTACAACTATAAATCAATCTATGGTGGCATTCATGTTTTGGCCAGCCTTGACGAAAATACTTATGATGGTGGTACCAACGGGGCCAATCACCCTATAACCTGGTTTCATGAGTTTGACGGTGGCCGTTCATTTTACACCGGCTGTGGCCATACCGACGAAAGCTATAGTGACCCTTTATTTTTAGGACAGATGCTTGGCGGTATTAAATACGC is drawn from Mucilaginibacter ginsenosidivorax and contains these coding sequences:
- a CDS encoding DUF763 domain-containing protein; translation: MKRSGSADLPLHYGYVPTWLAERMAKLGLAVIENIVMDYGKDEVLHRLSDPFWFQSLGAVMGMDWHSSGITTSVMGALKKSVNPHSRELGIYICGGKGKHSKQTPAELLKIGETTGLDGDHLVRCSKLSAKVDNTAIQDGFQLYTHNFILSDTGKWAVVQQGMSDASSTARRYHWHSEQLTSFVDDPHTSIYGKNTGLILNMTDKLADTSRNGVMQIAAENPEAMIKEISHLVLPNHHDVKAKDVDLKRLGAVLWLAHEKQPADFEDLLLLQGLGPRTLQSLALVSEVIHGTPSRFKDPARFSFAHGGKDGHPFPVPTKVYDETIGVLQNAIHKSKLGLSEQNEAIKRLHKIAKNAENGFTPNANFDQVIAKEREDSWKYGGRTVMGKAMPPVQQQLKLF
- a CDS encoding AMP-dependent synthetase/ligase produces the protein MSQANQLTTVPSFIRNTVANIHPESHTFLIHKVKDTWVEITYGEALEKIDAISAWLLNLGIKKGDRLSLIIENGPNYVYYDQALQQIGAVNASIYPTLTETEIEYILNDSGAKTIIAGNPFLFRKVLKIANNCPELIRIIPAFDDFEKHSNKHTLNAGVIGFDDVIKEGLALVGQYRHAIAAAREAILPTDLSCLIYTSGTTGIPKGVMLTHYNLTQNALNSVIQIPFVTKNDRFLSFLPLSHVFERTIYHIAILKGSQIAFAQSLELLAKNMGETQPTILCCVPRLLERIHDRAIKSGTSAGGLKTKIFLWAFETGKKVRLIQEAGKSPGLILKAQHGIAEKLVFSKIKEKTGGKLQFMVSGGGALPKNIGEFFGDLGIVILEGFGLTETSPVMAVTERHRVIYGTVGRIIPGIEVAIQNVETKEIYSIQTHDSFKENTETEEGEIIVRGHCVMKGYWHKPEETAMVIDEDNWFHTGDIGRFFRGNLQITDRLKNMLVNAYGKNIYPTPVENTYLKSPKIEQVFLVGDKREYIAAIIVPGKEGLQEQFGLNNDFFERPEVFIDDQEIVDWISQDIRKFSNELAKFERIKSFKVKRNPFSMEEGEITPTMKAKRKVIEKKYAAEIDELYAGEAEED
- a CDS encoding DUF2625 domain-containing protein; its protein translation is MKKQILFLVLAILTLPVCAQSNLRSVAELTSDTSAWPLLLEDIKTAKNKIEILPASNGKDALYQTQVTTHSNMGAVIYFTSGILVDNGWIRILGSGSEKLKRSLPGWNKGKSFNELGEQPAFLLIADDADGGLFAINGGKFGTDMGKIYYLAPERLKWEALHIGYTEFLNFCWYGDMNQFYDGLRWKKWKEDLKKVHSDQAFNFYPYLWTTEGKDINKVTRTVVPMQEVYDFLTETMKTIKP
- a CDS encoding alpha/beta fold hydrolase, with amino-acid sequence MKNSLLLYIKITTFIIILMTTATTTQAQDAGKYAQVNGIKMYYEIHGKGQPLVLIHGGGSTMHTSFGKIMPQLAKTHMVIAVDLQNHGRTSARDIPETFEQDADDVAELLKQLNIKGADVMGFSNGGSTTLQLAIRHPELVHKLVAISALYKRAGTFPWFWDFMRNADISSMPQIYKDVYLAIPGNTQAGLQNMHDKDAQRMQTFKDWNADDIKAIQAPTLVIVSDQDVITPEHAIELSRLLPHGRLTIMPGSHGAFMGEVMAPNPDSKVPALFVALLDEFLTEGMPEVK